TGCCCGCGTACGGCCTGTCGATGCGGTTGATCGGCCGATCGCCGCTGTCGATGGAGCGACCCTCGCCGGAACGACGCTCGCCGCGGGTTGTTGCGCACGCCGCCCGCAATAGGACGCCGTGCCCATCCTCGCATGATCGCGTGCCGCTGCTTTGCGCGGCGGTGTTTGTGTGCATGTCGGCCGGTGCAGAGGGCAACGTGCGCTCGCGGATTGGCGCGACGACGGCAGTCGTGACGATGGCCACGAACAGCAGGCATTCCGCGCTCCTGTTCTTCATGGTGTGCTCTCCCTTGTCGAAAGCTGGCCCGCACTCTGTTTTCTATCGCGCGGCAAACGCACGCTTCGCGCGGCGTGATCGGGTCCGGCACGCATGTGGAGCAACAAGCATGCCTTTGACGTCGTGGGCGGCGTCTTTCCCTGCATGGGCGCCTTGCGCGGCGGCGGCAACGCGGGAAGCAATGACGCGCGTCGTTGGCAAAGACGCCGCGACGCGCCTTTTGGCGGGTCACGCAGTGAATGGCTCGGGAGCGGGCATGATGAGTGCAAATTTCCCGGCATCTCAGTGCACGAACAAAGGAGCAACCTATGGCGACGAATGTCATTGCCGTGCTGAACGAGCTGATCGCAACATCGAAAGATGGCGAGCGCGGCTTCATGAAAGCGGCAGAGGAGGTGCGTCATGCGAGCATCAAGGAAGCGCTGCTCGAAAGCGCGGATCGCTGCACGCAAGGTGCGCGGGAACTGCAGGACGTCGTGCTGAAACTGGGCGGCAAGCCGGAGAGCGGCGGCAGCGTCGCGGGTGCGTTGCATCGCGGGTGGCTCGACGTGAAGGCGGCAGTGGGGAGCCGTGCTGACCATGCAGTCCTCGCGGACTGCGAAAAAGCGGAAGACGCGGCGAAGCAGCGTTTTCACGAGGCGCTCGACAAGGACTTGCCGGCAGATGTGCGTGCGGTGGTCGAGCGGCTGTATCACGGCGTCATGCAGAACCACGACCGCATTCGTGCCATGCGCGACCAGTACGCGGCAATGAAGGCCTGAGCGCGCGATTCACGCTTGCGCATGCGGCGCGAAGCAAAATAGAAGAAGGCCGCCCTCCTGCGAGGGCGGCCTTTTCGCTTGCAGATGGAGGCTCGCGAGAGGGCGAGCGTGCGCAGCTTATTCGGCTGAGACCTTCAGATGATTCTTGACGCCTTTCACGCCGGACACGTTTTGCACGACGTCCTGCGCTGCCGTCTTGTCTTCAGCCGAAGGCACCGAGCCGGACAGCCAGACGACGCCCTTGCGTGTCTTCACGTGAATGTGGGTGGACTTCACGTTCTTCGCGCCGAGCAGTTCGGCCTTGACCTTGGTGGTCACCGTGCTGTCGTCGATGTGCTGGCCGACGGATTCGGACGTCGCGGGCGGTGCGGATGCCGTCGTTTGCGCCGTCGCGTTCAATGCGAATGCCACACATGCGATGCTGCCTGCGGCCTTGAAGAACTGGATGGTTTTCATGGTTTTCTCCTTCTCGATGGATGACAAGGTTGCGGTCCTGTTGTCCGTCGCGTCGATCGCGGCTCGACGCCGCCGATGGCCCGACCAAAGACCACTGCCGCCGCGGTTCATCTGGTCCGTCGCCGACACGGGACGCGCCGCGCTTCGCATTGCTGGTCCCTCGCGGAGTCGCGTCCTTGCCGTGCTGACAGCAAGCCCTATGCCTGCGGCAGACGCCGGTTCAGTTGCGATTGGCTGTTGTTCGGGCGCTCGCACCGATGCAACGGAGCAGTCCGAAGTTCAGAGCGTTTGTAAAATGCGCGTGCCGGACGGGCACACGGCGTGCATCATGAATGGACAAAGGCGAATCAAAACAGGCAGTTGTGCAACCTGGTACGACAGTTGCGTGATAGTCCGCGTAGCTCTGTTGAATAAAACACAGGAAGAGTCTGTATGCCGCCTACAATCGAACTCCGTGCGAAGCAAACCTTCGCGCTCACACCGCGCCTGCAGCAGTCCGTGCGTCTGCTTCAACTGTCGTCGCTGGAGTTTCAGCAAGAACTGCGCAACGCACTCGACACCAATCCCTTCCTCGAATATGATCCGTCCGTTCCGGAAGACCTGTCAGCCGGCAAGACGGCTGACGGCACGGGCGCGGACGGCGAATCCCTGCCTGCCGCCGAGCGCGACAATGCGCTCGAAACCTCGCAGGCCGAACCGGCCGCGGAGAGCGTCGCCGCGTCGGACGATGGCGGCGACTATGCCGGCGACGCGTATGGCCGCGGGCCGTCGCGCTACAACGGCGATTCCGAAGCTGCCGATCCGACCGAATGGGCGCGCGCTCAGCCGACGTTGCATGAGCAGTTGCATGACGCGTTGCGACTCTACCGGCTCGACGATCGCGACCGCGAAGTCGCGCGACTCGTGATCGAAGCGCTCGACGACGACGGCTATCTGCGCCAGGATCTCGCCGATCTCACCGATATCGTCGATATCGAACCGGAACTGACTGAAGATGAACTGCTGGTGGCGCTGCGACTCGTGCAGACGCTGGACCGGCCGGGACTCGCCGCGCGCTCGCTGTCCGAATGCCTGTCGCTGCAACTGGACGCGTTGCCCGCCGATACACCGGGCCGCAACGTCGCGAAACAGGTGGTCGAACATCATCTCGACCGGCTCGCGCGCCGCGAACACGCGGAGTTGCAGAAGCAGATCGGCTGCGACGCGGAAGAATTGCGCGTGGCCTGCGCGCTCGTACGCAAGCTCGATCCGAAGCCGGGCAACTCATACGGCCGCGCCGACGACAATTACATCGTCCCCGATGTGATCGTGCGCAGTGTGCGCAACAAGTGGGTCGTCACAGTCAACCCTGCCGTGCTGCCGCGTGCGCGTATTCATCGCATGTATGCAGAGTTGTTCGCGCAATCGGCGGGCGCGAGCCGTTCGCCACTCGCGCAGCAGTTGCAGGAAGCGCGCTGGCTGATCCGCAACGCCCAACAGCGCTTCGAGACGATCCAGCGCGTGGCCGAGTGCATCGTCGCGCATCAGAAGCCGTTCTTCCAGTACGGCGAGATTGCGCTGAAGCCGCTCGTGTTACGCGATGTCGCCGAAGAACTCGGCCTGCACGAATCGACGATCTCGCGTGCGACGGGGAACAAGTACATGGCCACGCCGCGCGGCATCTTCGAGTTCAAGCATTTCTTCCCGCGCGAACTCGGCACGGAAAGCGGCGGAACCTGCTCGGCCGCCGCGGTGCGCGCGCTCCTGAAGGAAATGATCGCAGCCGAGAACACCCGCGACCCGCTCTCCGATGTCGCGCTCGCGAAGATGCTTGCCGACCAGGGCGTGCTTGTCGCGCGACGCACGGTCGCGAAGTATCGCCATCTGATGAAGGTGCCGCCTGCGGAGTTGCGCCGCCAGGTGTGACGGGCCGCCTTGCGTAATGACAGAAATGGCCGCCGATGGCGGCCATTCTGCTTTTGACTGCGCGGTCGGGATGCGCAATATGTCGACACCGGCTACATGCCGATGCTCGTCCCGCCCCCCGAACTCGTTCCGGAACTGCTGCCTGAGCTCGCGCTCGGGCTGGAAGCCGTATTCAGATCGATTCTTCCGTACACGCCATCCGCTTCGTCGTTCGGTCCCGCCGCGAAAAACAGCGTATTCGAAGGCTGATTGCTCAGGTTGTTGCCGAATGCGATGCCCCACAAACCCTTTTCGACGATCGCGTTGCCGTTCGAACCTTTGAGCGGTCCCATCGACTTGCCGCTCGACGAATCGAACGCGTTGATCGTGCCATCGCCGAAATTGCCGATCAGAATGGCGCCGCTCAGCGTGCCGAAGTTCGCGGGCGCCTGCGCGATGCCCCACGGCGCATTCAGCGCTCCACCCGTCGCGAAGTGCTGCTTCAGATTGCCCGCCGTGTCGAAGACGTCGACCATGCCGAGTCCTGCGCCCGCGACATCGTCATGCTTGTCCGCGTCCTGCATCGCGTAGCTCACGAACAGATTCGAGCCGATCAGCGCGATGCCGAACGGCGCGAAGCCGGCGGGTATCGCAGGATCCTTGAAACCGCCCGGCATCGCGACCTTCGTGAAGCTGCTGTCGAATACGTCGATCTTGTTGTTGTGGAAGTCGGTGGCGTAGAGGAAGTTGCTGCCGTTGTTCGCGGCGAGTGCGAGACCTTTATACACGGCGCCGCCCGTGCCGTCGTCGTGCATCGTGAACGCGTTGGTGGGTCCGACGGCGGGCGCCCACGCGGCGATCGTGCCGCCTTCACCCGCGAAAATGAACGCCGCGACGCCCGATTTGCCGTTCTGCGTGACGGAGAAGCTTTGCGTGCCGTTAAAAACGATGCCTGTCGGTGCAGCATCACCGTTCGTACCCGCCGGTATCGTGACGACCAGCGATTGCGGCGCGCCGTTGCCGTCATAGAGCGTCGCGAGATTGGTCCCGTTGTCGGCGACCCACACGAAGCCTTTCGGATTGAATGCGACACCCCATCCGTTCTTCAGGTTCGGATCGGTGTGAGGCGCGGACACGGCGCCATCCGACACGAGTGCCTTCGCCGTGAACGACGAGAGCGTGGTTGTCGTTCCCGCGTTGTTCGACCCGGAACCGCCACCGCATGAAACGAGCGTCGCCAGAGCCGCGCCACAGGCTGCGATGCCGAATACCTCGAATAGGGACTTCATGACCGCACTCCTTGCTTTATCAAAGGTCGTGACGGTCATGAAAACGAGCGGCGCTCCCGCTTTATTCCTCTAAAACGCGGGCTATTTTCTTCGCGTTGCACGCCCGTCGCGCGCAACGAAGCACAGGGGGAAATATTCCGTTCTTCTGACTAAACGAGCCGGCTATGCATTCGCCGTTATCCGAGAAGACGCGGCACGCGCCCGAACTGGATACCCGCCGCGACCTGCGGCACCTACGTGTCCTGATCGAGCGCGGCGTCGCCGAACAGACCCGCCTTCAGGCCGCTCGTGTCCATGTTGAACCTGAAGCCCGAAGCGGGTCCGCATTGCGCGGCGACGTCGCGCGTATCGAATACCTGGGCGGCAATCGACAACTCGGCGAATACCCGTATTGGCAGATACGGTCGGACAACGGCTGAACAAGCGGTAGCGCGCTGTTTTGCATGCGATTATCGGTCGCCTTCGGGAATTTTTTTCAGGCCACGTCGATTCACTCGTCAATCGCCCTCAATGGCGATGCGAAGGTTTGCGTCGTGAGATGCGGGCGTTGCGCCGCGTCCGGCTTGCTATTTTCAAACGCAGGAACCACTCTCGTTAGAGTGATGTGCCTGGATGCTGGTCCGCTGCACGCGCGGACGCCCTTACGGTGGAGCACGCCATGAAGTCCGCTATCGCCGCTCACGATCCTGGCCGCCAATTGTTGCCGTTTCGCGAGTCGCTGCTCGCGATGCTCGGCATCGCCTTCGTGACGATGCTGGTCGCGCTCGACCAGACGATCGTCGGCACGGCGCTGCCGCGCATTGTCGCCGATCTGAAAGGCTTCGACTTCTATGCGTGGGTCGCCACCTCGTACATGCTCGCGTCCGTCATCACCATCCCGATCTTCGGGCGGCTAGGGGATCTGTTCGGGCGCAAGCCGTTTCTGATCGCGGCCGTCGTGCTGTTCACGTTCGCGTCGGTGCTGTGCGGCCTCGCGTCGAACATGCTGTTTCTGATCGCCGCGCGTGGCTTGCAGGGGATCGGCGGCGGCATCCTGATCGGCACCGTGTTCGCAACGGTCGCGGATCTGTTCCCCGATCCGAAGCTGCGGCTTCGCTGGCTCGTGTTCGTCACGTCATCGTTCGGCCTCGCGAACGTCGTCGGGCCGACGCTCGGCGGCATGCTCACGCAGATGCAGGGCTGGCGGCTCGTGTTCTTCGTGAACGTGCCCATTGGCATCGTGTCGCTGATCTTTGTTCTGATGTTTGTGCCGAAGCTGCGCCATATGAAGCCGAGCGGCCCGATCCAGCTCGACTGGCTCGGCGCGTTCGTCGTCGCCGTCACGTTCGGCGCGCTGCAACTGCTGATCGAACTGCTGCCGAGAGAAGGCATCAGCGGCACGACGGCGCTGCTGTTCGCCGTCACCGCCGTCTGCGGCCTGACGTTGTACTTCTGGGAAAAACGCATGGGCTATCCCGTCGTGCCCGTCGACGTGCTGCTCGACCGCAAGCTGGTGGCACTGTTTGCGATGTCGGTGCTAGGCGGTTTCGCGCTCTTTTCGATGGTGTTCTACGTGCCGCTGCTTTTCCAGGGCGGCTATGCGATGTCGCCACACGAGTCCGGCATGCTGATCACGCCGCTGCTGCTCGGCACGACGGTCGGCAGCGTGTTGAACAACCGCATCGTTACGCGCGTTCGGCGCGCGAATGGGCTGATGCATATCGGCTTTGCGCTGTTCGTGGCCGGCTGTCTGCCGCTCGTCACGCTCAAGGGCCATGAGCCGCACATTGTGTGGATGGCGTGCATGGGATTGAGCGGACTCGGGCTCGGGCTCGTCGCAACCAACCTGACCATCTGTTCGCAGCAGATTGTCGCCCGCGATCACATCGGCGCAGTGACGGCACTGCTGCAATCGCTGCGGATTTTCGGCGGCATGCTCGGCACTGCGATCACGGGCGCGCTGCTCGGGCATCTGTACACG
This Paraburkholderia phymatum STM815 DNA region includes the following protein-coding sequences:
- a CDS encoding PA2169 family four-helix-bundle protein, whose amino-acid sequence is MATNVIAVLNELIATSKDGERGFMKAAEEVRHASIKEALLESADRCTQGARELQDVVLKLGGKPESGGSVAGALHRGWLDVKAAVGSRADHAVLADCEKAEDAAKQRFHEALDKDLPADVRAVVERLYHGVMQNHDRIRAMRDQYAAMKA
- a CDS encoding BON domain-containing protein, giving the protein MKTIQFFKAAGSIACVAFALNATAQTTASAPPATSESVGQHIDDSTVTTKVKAELLGAKNVKSTHIHVKTRKGVVWLSGSVPSAEDKTAAQDVVQNVSGVKGVKNHLKVSAE
- a CDS encoding RNA polymerase factor sigma-54 encodes the protein MPPTIELRAKQTFALTPRLQQSVRLLQLSSLEFQQELRNALDTNPFLEYDPSVPEDLSAGKTADGTGADGESLPAAERDNALETSQAEPAAESVAASDDGGDYAGDAYGRGPSRYNGDSEAADPTEWARAQPTLHEQLHDALRLYRLDDRDREVARLVIEALDDDGYLRQDLADLTDIVDIEPELTEDELLVALRLVQTLDRPGLAARSLSECLSLQLDALPADTPGRNVAKQVVEHHLDRLARREHAELQKQIGCDAEELRVACALVRKLDPKPGNSYGRADDNYIVPDVIVRSVRNKWVVTVNPAVLPRARIHRMYAELFAQSAGASRSPLAQQLQEARWLIRNAQQRFETIQRVAECIVAHQKPFFQYGEIALKPLVLRDVAEELGLHESTISRATGNKYMATPRGIFEFKHFFPRELGTESGGTCSAAAVRALLKEMIAAENTRDPLSDVALAKMLADQGVLVARRTVAKYRHLMKVPPAELRRQV
- a CDS encoding TIGR03118 family protein, which produces MKSLFEVFGIAACGAALATLVSCGGGSGSNNAGTTTTLSSFTAKALVSDGAVSAPHTDPNLKNGWGVAFNPKGFVWVADNGTNLATLYDGNGAPQSLVVTIPAGTNGDAAPTGIVFNGTQSFSVTQNGKSGVAAFIFAGEGGTIAAWAPAVGPTNAFTMHDDGTGGAVYKGLALAANNGSNFLYATDFHNNKIDVFDSSFTKVAMPGGFKDPAIPAGFAPFGIALIGSNLFVSYAMQDADKHDDVAGAGLGMVDVFDTAGNLKQHFATGGALNAPWGIAQAPANFGTLSGAILIGNFGDGTINAFDSSSGKSMGPLKGSNGNAIVEKGLWGIAFGNNLSNQPSNTLFFAAGPNDEADGVYGRIDLNTASSPSASSGSSSGTSSGGGTSIGM
- a CDS encoding MFS transporter, translating into MKSAIAAHDPGRQLLPFRESLLAMLGIAFVTMLVALDQTIVGTALPRIVADLKGFDFYAWVATSYMLASVITIPIFGRLGDLFGRKPFLIAAVVLFTFASVLCGLASNMLFLIAARGLQGIGGGILIGTVFATVADLFPDPKLRLRWLVFVTSSFGLANVVGPTLGGMLTQMQGWRLVFFVNVPIGIVSLIFVLMFVPKLRHMKPSGPIQLDWLGAFVVAVTFGALQLLIELLPREGISGTTALLFAVTAVCGLTLYFWEKRMGYPVVPVDVLLDRKLVALFAMSVLGGFALFSMVFYVPLLFQGGYAMSPHESGMLITPLLLGTTVGSVLNNRIVTRVRRANGLMHIGFALFVAGCLPLVTLKGHEPHIVWMACMGLSGLGLGLVATNLTICSQQIVARDHIGAVTALLQSLRIFGGMLGTAITGALLGHLYTQGVNRSLDSYQATQWLKSFASPELLVDRDEQSALIEHLVAAGHSSDPMMHMAREALIASIHIGLAVAALAALIGLCLAWFVPAVQVTYAQTEARNA